Proteins from one Capricornis sumatraensis isolate serow.1 chromosome 2, serow.2, whole genome shotgun sequence genomic window:
- the LOC138072794 gene encoding olfactory receptor 4F6-like: protein MSKANYSSVSEFVFLGLSTSLSVQHFLLAFSTVFYVTIVLGNLLVVFTVTFDPHLHSPMYFLLANLSFIDLCFSTLTVPKMISDLYSGHKTISFQGCVTQIFILHTLGGSEMVLLTAMALDRYVAICKPLHYLTIMSPRVCLLLLCGAWAIGLIHSVVQLAFVIHLPFCGPNEIDSFYCDLPWFIKLACIDSYGMEFMVIANSGFISMGTFFLLIISYVFILVTVWKRSSDGLGKALSTLSAHITVVVLFFGPCIFVYMWPFPTVPVDKFLAILDFLVTPILNPAIYTLRNKDMKTAMSRLSNQLLSLRKVS, encoded by the coding sequence ATGAGTAAAGCAAATTATTCTTCAGTATCTGAATTTGTGTTCCTGGGGCTTTCTACCTCATTATCAGTGCAGCATTTCCTCCTTGCCTTCTCTACAGTGTTTTATGTAACAATTGTTCTAGGGAATCTCCTTGTTGTGTTTACAGTGACCTTTGACCCTCATCTACATTCCCCCATGTACTTCCTTTTAGCCAACCTCTCATTTATTGATTTGTGTTTTTCTACTTTAACAGTTCCTAAGATGATCTCTGACCTGTACTCTGGGCACAAAACCATATCCTTCCAGGGGTGTGTCACCCAGATATTTATCCTTCACACCCTGGGTGGATCTGAGATGGTGCTGCTCACTGCCATGGCCTtagaccgctatgtggccatatGTAAGCCCCTGCACTACCTGACAATCATGAGCCCACGGGTGTGCCTTTTGCTTCTGTGTGGTGCTTGGGCTATTGGCCTCATTCACTCAGTGGTCCAGTTGGCTTTTGTGATCCATTTGCCTTTCTGTGGTCCTAATGAAATCGACAGCTTTTACTGTGACCTTCCTTGGTTTATCAAACTTGCCTGCATAGATTCCTACGGAATGGAATTCATGGTCATTGCCAACAGTGGGTTCATATCCATGGGCACTTTCTTCTTGTTGATCATCTCCTATGTTTTCATTCTGGTCACTGTATGGAAACGCTCTTCAGATGGTTTGGGCAAGGCCCTCTCTACTCTGTCAGCACACATCACTGTGGTGGTTTTGTTCTTTGGACCCTGCATCTTTGTTTACATGTGGCCATTTCCCACGGTGCCAGTGGATAAGTTTCTTGCCATTTTAGACTTTCTGGTTACACCCATCCTGAATCCTGCCATTTATACACTGAGAAACAAGGATATGAAGACAGCAATGAGCAGACTAAGTAATCAGCTCCTGAGTTTGAGGAAGGTCTCCTAA